The following proteins are co-located in the Flavobacteriales bacterium genome:
- a CDS encoding ABC-F family ATP-binding cassette domain-containing protein: protein MNYLSVENLSKNYGEKALFTDISFGVDQGQKVALVAKNGSGKTSLLNCLTNKDVPDSGRVVYRKGINVGYLQQESSYDENLTVFETVFETENEALLAIKAYSKCLENPEDSDKLQEAFDKVTELDAWSKESNIQEVLSKLRLHNMNEKVALLSGGQRRRLSLAKVIIEEPDLLILDEPTNHLDLDMIEWLENYLTTTNISLFMVTHDRYFLERVCDEILEIDRGSLHRYKGSYAYYLEKRAERYQIAEAEVGKAKNLLRKELEWMRRQPKARGTKSKARISDFYVTKAKAKQNFEEKKVAINVKMERLGTKILELHKVSKAYGEKIILDKFDYTFKRGEKVGLVGANGAGKSTLLNIINGLESVDAGKVVLGETVVIGYYNQKGLQLKEEKRVIEVIRDIAEYLPLAGGKKITAVQLLERFLFPSQTHFQYVHTLSGGEQKRLYLLTILMKNPNFLILDEPTNDLDIFTLQVLEDYLSEFQGCLIVVSHDRYFMDKIVDHLFVLNGDGTIDDVIGSYANYRVFQKLKAQEDKKIQQEKIQKEAEKNKAEKVEEPKRNKIKLSYKEQREFDQLEKDIEALEAEKETLSSELNNPDLAYEKMTQVSERLTALMEELDEKTLRWMELAEYA from the coding sequence ATGAATTATCTTTCTGTTGAGAATTTGTCGAAAAATTACGGTGAAAAAGCATTGTTTACAGACATCTCTTTTGGTGTGGATCAAGGGCAAAAAGTTGCGCTAGTAGCAAAAAATGGTAGTGGGAAAACAAGTTTGTTGAACTGCCTGACCAATAAAGATGTCCCAGATAGTGGTAGAGTGGTGTATAGAAAAGGGATTAATGTTGGGTATTTACAACAAGAGTCTAGCTATGATGAAAACTTGACTGTTTTTGAAACGGTTTTTGAAACTGAAAATGAGGCTTTGTTAGCGATTAAAGCTTATTCAAAATGTTTAGAAAACCCAGAAGATAGCGATAAACTTCAAGAGGCATTTGATAAAGTAACAGAGTTGGATGCATGGAGTAAAGAAAGTAATATTCAAGAAGTACTTTCTAAATTGCGTTTGCATAATATGAATGAGAAAGTGGCGCTGTTGTCAGGAGGACAAAGAAGAAGACTCTCTTTAGCAAAAGTAATTATTGAAGAACCAGATTTATTGATTCTAGATGAGCCAACCAATCACCTGGATTTGGACATGATTGAGTGGCTGGAAAATTATCTAACAACTACCAATATTTCTCTTTTTATGGTGACACACGACCGTTATTTTTTAGAACGAGTTTGTGATGAAATCTTAGAGATTGATAGAGGAAGTTTGCATAGGTATAAAGGAAGTTATGCTTATTATCTGGAAAAGAGAGCTGAACGATATCAAATAGCTGAAGCAGAAGTAGGAAAGGCTAAAAACTTGTTACGAAAAGAACTGGAATGGATGCGAAGACAGCCCAAAGCAAGGGGAACGAAGTCTAAGGCTAGAATTAGTGATTTTTATGTGACTAAGGCTAAAGCAAAACAAAATTTTGAAGAGAAGAAAGTTGCGATTAATGTAAAAATGGAGCGTTTAGGAACTAAAATTTTGGAATTGCATAAGGTTTCTAAAGCGTATGGAGAGAAAATCATATTAGATAAATTTGATTATACATTTAAACGTGGTGAAAAAGTTGGGTTGGTTGGAGCTAATGGTGCTGGGAAGTCAACTTTGTTGAATATTATTAATGGTTTGGAATCTGTTGATGCTGGGAAAGTAGTGCTGGGAGAAACAGTTGTAATCGGATATTATAATCAAAAAGGGTTACAACTGAAAGAGGAAAAACGGGTAATAGAAGTGATCAGGGATATCGCAGAATATTTGCCTTTAGCTGGAGGAAAAAAGATTACCGCAGTTCAATTACTAGAGCGTTTTTTATTTCCTTCTCAAACACATTTTCAGTATGTACATACTCTAAGTGGAGGGGAGCAAAAAAGACTGTATTTATTGACAATCTTAATGAAAAATCCCAACTTCTTAATTTTAGATGAGCCAACGAATGATTTAGATATCTTTACTTTGCAGGTTCTTGAAGATTACCTTTCGGAGTTCCAAGGTTGTTTAATTGTAGTATCACATGATCGATACTTTATGGATAAAATAGTTGACCATTTATTTGTGTTAAATGGCGACGGAACCATAGATGATGTGATTGGTAGTTATGCTAATTATCGAGTGTTTCAAAAGTTAAAAGCACAAGAAGATAAAAAAATACAACAAGAGAAAATTCAAAAAGAAGCTGAAAAAAATAAAGCTGAAAAAGTTGAAGAACCTAAACGAAATAAAATAAAGCTAAGTTATAAAGAACAGAGAGAGTTTGATCAGTTAGAAAAAGATATAGAAGCTTTAGAAGCAGAAAAAGAAACTTTATCTAGTGAACTAAATAATCCAGATTTAGCATATGAAAAAATGACTCAAGTTTCTGAACGTTTAACTGCTTTAATGGAAGAGTTGGACGAAAAAACACTCCGTTGGATGGAATTAGCAGAATATGCCTAG
- the rplS gene encoding 50S ribosomal protein L19 → MDIIREISNEINEIKNWPEFKAGDTVIVDYKIKEGDKERIQSFQGVVLQRRNSGASETFTVRKVSGNTAVERIFPVNSPFIDGIKVTKHGAVRRARIFYLRELRGKSARIKEKKYFGNKK, encoded by the coding sequence ATGGACATAATCAGAGAGATATCAAACGAAATTAACGAAATAAAAAATTGGCCTGAATTTAAAGCAGGAGATACAGTTATCGTTGATTATAAAATTAAAGAGGGAGACAAAGAGAGAATCCAGTCTTTCCAAGGTGTAGTTTTACAAAGAAGAAATAGTGGAGCTTCAGAAACATTTACTGTTCGTAAAGTATCTGGGAATACAGCTGTTGAAAGAATTTTTCCTGTAAACTCACCATTTATTGATGGAATTAAAGTTACTAAGCATGGTGCTGTAAGAAGAGCTAGAATTTTCTATTTAAGAGAGTTAAGAGGTAAATCTGCTCGTATCAAGGAGAAAAAATATTTTGGAAATAAGAAGTAA
- a CDS encoding RecQ family ATP-dependent DNA helicase — translation MSNQLTNILKKYWGFSTFRPLQEEIIQHALDGKDTLALLPTGGGKSICFQIPALAQEGICIVISPLIALMKDQVENLKKRGIQAIALTSEKSKKEVDYLLDNCIYGKVKFLYVSPERLKQPLFIERFKKMPVNLIAIDEAHCISQWGYDFRPPYLEIKALRVHHPNIPFLALTATATKEVVDDIQEKLAFKAKAVFQKSFYRSNLQYVVLKEEDTLGALLRVIRSIKGSGIVYVRTRRATLEITQLLTSQNISATFFHAGLSIDDRLQKQKDWQENRIRIMVSTNAFGMGIDKPDVRLVVNLGLPDSLEAYFQEAGRAGRDEKKAYAVLLTNADDKLQIENKVALQYPNRETIKKVYYAICNHLRIAIGSGQELQTPLDFKAVSESFNIKYATVIHAFPFLERAGYFSLSSHIAHSSTIQFLVQGNDLYEFQVRNSNYDNLIKLLLRSYSGLFETHVRIKETDISKRFRTTPSKIKTLLHDLHQLEIIEYIPASEFPIITFLQPRVDLKQLRIPKEILEERKKLAQHKADSVIEYATEDSVCRSIQLLNYFNDQTAQPCGKCDVCLSKKTPVNLSDTEFKTIERLIYSYLKDSPIVPKKLIQLLKKDANKDESLFVLRWLIDNDKIAFNSNNELTYNN, via the coding sequence ATGAGCAATCAGTTAACTAACATACTAAAAAAATATTGGGGCTTTTCTACTTTTAGACCTTTACAAGAAGAAATTATCCAACATGCTTTAGATGGAAAAGACACATTAGCTTTACTCCCTACTGGCGGAGGTAAATCTATTTGCTTTCAAATTCCAGCGCTTGCGCAAGAAGGTATTTGTATAGTAATCTCCCCCTTGATTGCCCTCATGAAAGATCAGGTTGAAAACTTAAAAAAAAGGGGAATCCAAGCTATCGCTTTAACCAGTGAAAAATCTAAAAAAGAAGTCGATTACCTTTTAGACAATTGTATTTATGGTAAAGTTAAATTCTTATATGTCTCTCCTGAACGACTCAAACAACCTTTATTTATTGAGCGCTTTAAAAAGATGCCTGTAAATTTAATTGCTATTGACGAAGCGCACTGCATTTCTCAATGGGGATATGATTTTAGGCCTCCATATTTAGAAATAAAAGCACTTAGAGTACATCATCCTAACATCCCGTTTTTGGCTTTAACTGCTACAGCAACTAAAGAAGTGGTTGATGATATACAAGAAAAACTTGCATTTAAAGCAAAGGCCGTTTTTCAAAAAAGTTTTTACCGTTCTAACCTACAATATGTCGTACTAAAAGAGGAAGATACGCTAGGAGCTTTGCTCCGCGTCATCCGAAGTATAAAGGGCTCTGGAATTGTTTACGTTAGAACTCGAAGAGCGACTTTAGAAATAACGCAATTACTCACTAGTCAAAATATTTCTGCTACGTTCTTTCACGCTGGACTCTCTATTGATGATCGTCTCCAAAAGCAAAAAGACTGGCAGGAAAACAGAATCAGAATTATGGTTTCTACCAATGCATTTGGTATGGGGATTGACAAACCTGACGTGCGCCTAGTTGTCAATTTAGGACTTCCTGATTCGCTTGAGGCTTATTTTCAAGAGGCTGGAAGAGCTGGAAGAGACGAAAAGAAAGCGTATGCTGTATTGCTTACAAATGCTGATGATAAACTTCAAATCGAAAACAAGGTTGCGCTACAATATCCCAATCGAGAAACCATCAAAAAAGTTTATTATGCAATTTGTAATCATCTAAGGATAGCTATTGGATCTGGACAAGAACTACAAACACCTCTCGACTTTAAAGCTGTGAGTGAGAGTTTTAACATTAAATACGCTACTGTTATTCACGCTTTTCCTTTTTTAGAACGAGCAGGGTATTTTTCCCTTTCTTCTCACATTGCTCATTCCTCTACAATTCAATTCTTAGTACAAGGAAATGACCTTTATGAGTTTCAAGTAAGAAACTCAAACTATGACAACCTGATTAAATTATTATTAAGAAGTTATAGCGGACTATTTGAAACCCATGTTAGAATAAAAGAAACTGATATTAGTAAACGTTTTCGTACTACTCCATCAAAAATAAAAACTCTGCTTCATGACCTACATCAATTAGAAATCATTGAATACATTCCTGCTTCAGAGTTTCCTATTATTACATTTCTTCAACCGCGAGTAGATCTTAAACAACTGAGAATTCCTAAGGAGATTTTAGAAGAAAGAAAAAAATTGGCACAACATAAAGCAGATAGTGTTATTGAATACGCTACTGAAGATTCTGTATGCAGAAGCATTCAGCTCTTAAACTACTTCAATGACCAAACCGCTCAACCTTGTGGTAAATGCGATGTCTGCCTTTCTAAAAAAACACCTGTTAACTTATCAGACACGGAATTTAAAACGATAGAAAGGCTGATATACTCCTATTTAAAAGACTCTCCTATAGTACCTAAAAAATTAATTCAGCTTCTAAAAAAAGATGCCAATAAAGACGAATCTCTATTTGTTTTAAGATGGCTGATCGACAATGATAAAATAGCTTTTAACTCCAACAACGAGCTAACGTATAATAACTAG
- a CDS encoding formate--tetrahydrofolate ligase — translation MLSDIEIAQKNEMEHIVQVAQKLNINEEDLEMYGKYKAKLPLSLIDANKVEENHLVLVTAITPTPAGEGKTTTSIGLVEGLNKIGEQAIAVLREPSLGPVFGIKGGAAGGGYAQVVPMEDINLHFTGDFSAIEKANNLLAALIDNNIQSKTRNLGIDPRTIVWKRVMDMNDRALRNITIGLGGPTNGIPREDGFNITPASEVMAILCMAKDFDDLKQRLGNIFVGFTFDKKPVYARDLNAENAMAILLKDAIKPNLVQTLEGNPAIIHGGPFANIAQGTNTIIATKMGMSLAKYTITEAGFGADLGAEKFLDIKCVAGDLKPKTIVLVATVRALRHHGGATKEEYNIPSVEKVTKGLENLGKHIENMQKFGVTPIVAINSFPNDSAEEVALIQAYCNQKQIKAVEANGFAEGGEGMTELAKVVVQTIENQNGQFKPLYDWELPVKEKINTIAKEIYGADEVEFSPKAEKDIRQIEALGLAHLPVCMAKTQKSFSDNAKLLGRPQGFSVTVREFEYAVGAGFIIPILGNMMRMPGLPSVPASEGMVIDSYGVISGLS, via the coding sequence ATGTTGTCTGATATAGAAATTGCACAAAAAAATGAGATGGAACATATTGTTCAAGTTGCTCAAAAATTAAACATTAATGAAGAAGATTTAGAAATGTATGGTAAATACAAAGCTAAACTGCCATTGAGTTTAATTGATGCCAATAAAGTTGAAGAAAATCACTTGGTTTTAGTAACTGCTATAACGCCAACTCCAGCTGGAGAGGGGAAAACAACAACCTCTATTGGCTTAGTCGAGGGGTTAAATAAAATTGGAGAACAAGCAATAGCTGTATTAAGAGAGCCATCCTTAGGTCCTGTTTTTGGAATAAAAGGTGGTGCTGCTGGAGGGGGGTATGCCCAAGTGGTACCAATGGAAGATATCAATTTACATTTTACAGGAGATTTTTCTGCAATTGAAAAAGCGAATAACCTATTGGCAGCATTGATTGACAATAATATCCAAAGCAAGACAAGAAATTTAGGAATTGACCCACGAACGATTGTTTGGAAGCGTGTCATGGATATGAATGATAGGGCATTGAGAAATATTACAATTGGATTGGGAGGTCCTACAAATGGAATTCCTCGAGAGGATGGATTTAATATTACACCAGCTTCAGAAGTGATGGCCATTCTTTGTATGGCCAAGGACTTTGATGATTTAAAACAGCGGTTAGGAAATATCTTTGTTGGATTTACATTTGATAAAAAACCAGTTTATGCAAGAGATCTAAATGCAGAGAATGCAATGGCTATTTTGTTAAAAGATGCGATTAAACCCAATTTAGTTCAAACACTAGAAGGGAATCCGGCAATTATTCACGGAGGACCTTTTGCAAATATAGCCCAGGGGACGAATACAATTATCGCAACTAAAATGGGAATGTCTTTGGCTAAATATACGATAACAGAAGCTGGATTTGGAGCTGATTTAGGTGCAGAAAAGTTCTTGGATATCAAATGTGTAGCAGGCGATTTAAAACCTAAAACAATAGTGTTGGTGGCAACTGTTAGAGCATTGAGACATCATGGTGGTGCAACAAAAGAGGAGTATAATATTCCAAGTGTAGAGAAGGTAACAAAAGGGCTAGAAAACCTAGGGAAACATATCGAAAATATGCAAAAGTTTGGCGTAACACCGATTGTGGCAATTAATTCATTCCCCAATGATTCAGCCGAAGAAGTTGCGCTAATTCAAGCCTATTGTAACCAAAAACAGATAAAAGCAGTTGAAGCTAATGGGTTTGCAGAAGGAGGAGAAGGAATGACAGAATTGGCAAAAGTTGTTGTACAAACAATTGAAAATCAAAATGGCCAATTTAAACCTTTGTATGATTGGGAGCTTCCAGTGAAAGAAAAAATAAATACGATAGCGAAAGAAATCTACGGAGCGGATGAGGTAGAGTTTTCTCCTAAGGCCGAAAAGGATATTCGTCAAATTGAAGCCTTGGGGTTAGCTCATTTACCTGTTTGTATGGCAAAAACACAAAAATCGTTTTCAGATAATGCAAAATTATTAGGAAGACCCCAAGGTTTCTCAGTTACAGTTAGAGAGTTTGAATATGCAGTAGGTGCAGGCTTTATTATTCCAATTTTAGGGAATATGATGCGTATGCCAGGTTTGCCATCTGTTCCAGCTTCTGAAGGGATGGTTATCGATAGCTATGGTGTTATAAGTGGATTATCTTAA